One Gloeothece verrucosa PCC 7822 DNA window includes the following coding sequences:
- a CDS encoding tyrosine-type recombinase/integrase: MPRKNERKAQDIRIQKDKGSLRLQFSSRLSKQFYGKRQFYKSVGRSDSPENRQWLLGVCQRIQADLDHPEAQKLFDPSLEKYLGLKVNHEFAVATTAITNPTLGELWDEFCQWRVATKQICETTYKTCYRRTYLHWLSPWLEVKVSLDMVNNLIADLMAADNYKPNLKKLFNALVKMGDRAVRLGKLDKNYFNETKEVIVKPPKKSLQLIDTEDYRSYTKEERDIIINAFRHSQKARERDIADLVEFLFLTGCRLGEVFALKWNDIKKDWIIFDESFSTETKITKTTKTDTVRIFKIKGYDKLLDLIKRVRLERKTTPEGYVFVTQKGKNYNRLILNELWNGKNKERIKEDNQKAEKYLGVVNRLVREKKISQYLKPSATRHTFITLQAQSGVDLKLLADSCGNSVDVIYNHYLGVNKDACLSNI; the protein is encoded by the coding sequence ATGCCTCGCAAAAATGAACGAAAAGCCCAAGACATCCGTATTCAGAAAGATAAGGGTAGTTTGCGTCTTCAGTTTTCCTCTCGTCTTAGTAAGCAGTTTTATGGGAAGCGGCAATTCTACAAGTCCGTTGGGCGATCCGACTCCCCAGAAAACAGGCAATGGCTCCTTGGTGTCTGTCAACGTATTCAAGCCGATTTAGACCACCCAGAGGCACAAAAATTATTTGACCCCTCCCTAGAGAAGTATTTGGGGCTGAAGGTTAATCATGAATTTGCTGTAGCGACTACCGCGATCACAAATCCGACTTTAGGGGAATTGTGGGATGAGTTTTGTCAGTGGAGGGTTGCTACTAAGCAGATTTGCGAAACGACCTATAAGACCTGCTATCGACGAACTTATTTACACTGGCTGTCACCTTGGCTAGAAGTTAAAGTCAGCTTGGATATGGTTAATAATTTGATTGCTGATTTAATGGCAGCCGACAATTATAAGCCCAATCTAAAAAAGCTTTTTAATGCTTTGGTGAAAATGGGGGATAGGGCTGTTAGACTTGGAAAGCTAGATAAGAATTATTTCAACGAAACTAAGGAAGTTATCGTTAAGCCGCCAAAAAAATCACTCCAATTAATTGATACTGAAGATTACAGATCATACACTAAGGAAGAGAGGGATATTATCATTAATGCCTTTAGACATTCCCAAAAAGCAAGAGAAAGAGATATAGCTGACTTAGTGGAGTTTTTATTTTTGACAGGATGCAGACTAGGTGAGGTTTTCGCCTTGAAATGGAACGACATTAAAAAAGATTGGATTATTTTTGATGAGAGTTTTAGTACAGAGACGAAAATCACTAAAACAACTAAGACCGATACTGTACGGATTTTTAAAATTAAAGGGTATGATAAGCTTCTTGATTTAATTAAAAGAGTAAGGCTTGAGAGAAAAACTACTCCCGAAGGCTATGTTTTTGTAACTCAAAAAGGAAAAAATTATAATAGGTTAATATTAAATGAGTTATGGAACGGGAAAAACAAAGAACGTATAAAAGAAGATAATCAAAAAGCGGAAAAATATTTAGGTGTTGTTAATCGATTAGTTAGAGAAAAGAAAATATCACAATACTTGAAACCCTCAGCCACTAGACATACATTTATTACCTTACAAGCTCAGTCGGGAGTAGATTTAAAATTACTTGCTGATAGTTGTGGAAATAGCGTGGACGTAATTTATAACCACTACTTGGGAGTAAATAAAGATGCTTGTTTATCTAATATTTAA